From a region of the Oncorhynchus mykiss isolate Arlee chromosome 32, USDA_OmykA_1.1, whole genome shotgun sequence genome:
- the LOC110487968 gene encoding TLR4 interactor with leucine rich repeats-like, producing MDTGNFVAVICFVLFSCDGLLSPSPASGFCPERCDCQHAQHLLCTNRGLRAVPKVPSSRVPEDVLVFSLGGNFIGNITAFDFTRYGNLIRLNLQYNQIQTIHPKAFEKLSKLEELYLGNNLISTIPPGTLQSLKKLTTLYGNNNNMKNITPELFGNLESVVRLRLDGNAIELLQDSVFKSLTNLHYLHLESNQLSHIHRNAFSKLIKLRFLNLAQNKQAAVRNVFTFSQLRSLSTLLLSENEIQYVGNHVFQNLKKLSKLSLSNNNISRLESEALKGLSSVREFLMDGNELEDIPAGLLDPLEQIEELDFSRNHISTVNSMAFKKLKHLRVLKLKDNRLTSLSGHIFALNSRLYDLDLHGNNWTCDCRLSELKQWMTSAHSQGKLLTVFVQCHHPATLNGKYLDYVNSSQLQTQENWSHLCETQIGPEESRGGGVLEKEVEERMMREGEVRKDVEEQRGIGSREGVEMKAIEEENRGREEEERKEGEQEVGIHQEQGGQEERDKSLSLDRKRRKKISASPRSRPSAGKREKGRRGSVLGRGIPQTQAPLLINPMDPTITVPQTLDSQNSHGNRLSGPITELLTTSEERFDLLRGGQEDGLPVMTDPCMFNRHFLTNVTVDQVASSTATVHWTTRHHLRFTPGSGPGLDEVHYRLLFDRFGTSGRFPRYVYARGGARSVMLRELRPEVTYMVCVEGVVGGAVCQVAPRDHCAGLVTLPEESRRQGTLTSDLHLVTIATLAINAILLLVIGGAWLGQTLMRKLKRRKSAVHVRHMYSTRRPFRGSMATTAAVSTDFTSFQSSRQPRLGTLEEGGDLIEFSCDRFLDNSPTRRDNSNMQRFCD from the coding sequence ATGGATACCGGTAATTTTGTGGCGGTCATCTGCTTTGTCCTTTTTTCCTGTGATGGGCTCCTCTCACCGTCACCCGCAAGCGGCTTCTGTCCGGAGCGCTGCGATTGCCAGCACGCGCAGCACCTCCTCTGCACAAACCGAGGGCTTCGCGCGGTACCCAAGGTGCCCTCCTCGCGGGTCCCAGAGGACGTACTTGTCTTCAGCCTCGGGGGAAACTTCATTGGTAACATCACTGCCTTCGACTTCACTCGGTATGGAAATCTTATACGGTTGAACTTACAGTATAATCAAATACAGACCATTCACCCTAAAGCGTTTGAAAAGCTCTCCAAATTGGAGGAGCTGTATTTGGGCAACAATCTGATATCAACAATACCTCCAGGAACGTTACAGTCATTGAAAAAACTGACAACTTTGTATGGCAATAACAATAACATGAAGAATATCACTCCAGAGCTGTTTGGTAACTTAGAGAGCGTTGTGAGGCTGAGGTTGGATGGGAACGCCATAGAACTGTTACAGGACTCTGTGTTCAAGAGCTTGACCAATCTGCATTATCTCCATCTAGAATCGAACCAGCTGAGCCACATTCACAGAAATGCCTTTTCCAAGCTCATCAAACTGCGCTTTCTCAACCTGGCGCAGAACAAACAGGCGGCCGTGCGTAATGTGTTTACGTTCTCCCAGCTCAGGTCACTGTCTACCTTGCTGCTCtctgaaaatgaaatacaatacGTCGGAAACCACGTTTTTCAAAATCTGAAAAAGCTTTCTAAACTATCCCTCAGCAATAACAACATATCCCGGTTGGAGAGCGAGGCTTTGAAGGGGCTGTCAAGCGTGAGAGAGTTTCTGATGGATGGGAACGAGCTGGAAGATATTCCCGCGGGACTTCTTGACCCGCTGGAGCAAATTGAGGAGCTGGACTTTAGTCGCAACCACATTTCCACTGTGAACTCGATGGCTTTTAAAAAACTAAAGCACCTGAGGGTTTTAAAACTCAAAGACAACCGACTCACGAGCCTCTCCGGTCACATCTTCGCCCTCAACAGCCGCCTTTACGATTTGGATCTCCATGGCAACAACTGGACGTGTGACTGCCGCCTGAGCGAGCTGAAACAGTGGATGACGTCGGCGCACTCTCAAGGGAAGCTGCTGACTGTTTTCGTGCAGTGTCATCACCCAGCGACACTGAACGGGAAGTATCTGGATTATGTCAACAGCTCCCAGTTACAGACCCAAGAGAATTGGAGCCACTTGTGTGAGACCCAAATTGGGCCTGAGGAGAGCAGAGGTGGGGGGGTCctggagaaggaggtggaggagaggatgatgagagagggggaggtgaggaaGGATGTAGAAGAGCAGAGGGGAATTGGGAGTAGAGAAGGAGTGGAGATGAAGGCAATAGAGGAAGAGAACaggggtagagaggaagaggagagaaaggagggagaacaGGAAGTAGGTATCCATCAGGAACAGGGAGGGCAAGAGGAGCGGGACAAATCCCTGTCGTTGgacaggaaaaggaggaagaaAATATCCGCTAGCCCCAGGTCGCGACCTTCTGCTGGGAAGCGTGAGAAAGGGAGGCGGGGTTCCGTTCTGGGCCGTGGTATTCCTCAAACACAAGCGCCTTTGCTCATCAACCCCATGGACCCAACCATAACCGTGCCTCAGACACTTGACAGCCAAAATAGCCATGGAAACCGTCTCAGTGGACCAATCACAGAGCTCCTCACCACCTCAGAGGAGCGGTTTGACCTTCTCAGAGGCGGTCAGGAGGATGGTCTACCAGTAATGACAGATCCCTGTATGTTCAACCGTCACTTTCTCACCAACGTGACCGTCGACCAGGTCGCCTCCAGCACGGCCACAGTCCACTGGACCACACGCCACCACCTCCGATTCACACCGGGATCCGGACCGGGACTAGACGAGGTCCACTACCGCTTGCTGTTCGACCGGTTCGGGACATCTGGCCGTTTCCCTCGCTATGTGTATGCCCGTGGCGGGGCGCGGTCGGTGATGTTACGAGAACTCCGCCCAGAAGTCACCTAcatggtgtgtgtggagggggtggTGGGAGGGGCCGTGTGTCAGGTGGCACCCAGGGACCACTGCGCTGGATTGGTCACTCTCCCAGAGGAGTCTCGTCGCCAAGGGACACTGACTTCCGATCTCCACCTAGTCACCATTGCAACGCTGGCCATCAACGCCATCCTCCTGCTGGTGATTGGTGGAGCCTGGCTAGGGCAGACTTTGATGCGGAAGCTGAAAAGGAGGAAGTCGGCGGTGCATGTGCGTCACATGTACTCCACGCGGCGACCGTTCCGCGGCTCTATGGCAACGACGGCGGCTGTGTCGACTGACTTTACCAGTTTCCAGAGCAGCCGGCAACCACGGCTCGGAACCCTGGAGGAAGGGGGAGACCTCATTGAGTTCTCCTGCGACCGTTTCCTTGACAACAGCCCCACCCGTAGAGACAACAGCAACATGCAGAGGTTTTGTGATTAG